Proteins from one Gemmatimonadota bacterium genomic window:
- a CDS encoding DEAD/DEAH box helicase translates to MKLSDERLAAIEALGWETPTPIQVKAIPAGLDGADVVGIAQTGTGKTGAFMIPALERIRAGEGLQVLALCPTRELAQQVSDDVAALAKGTSIRSEAIFGGVGYGSQIKALEDGFEVIVATPGRFIDHMQSGRVDLSKVGYLVLDEADRMLDMGFRPQIEDVLRGMPRKRQTMLFSATMPHGVHDLALRFTQDAVWIEAAPSGTTADGIEEFFYSVKPEKKPDLLLKLINEPGWDQVLIFTRTKAGADVLEGRLQREGIQADVMHSNRQMKYRTRALDRFATGKVRVLVATDVAQRGLDVEGISHVVNYDVPLDPEDYVHRIGRTGRAGATGTAVTLVTASDLGALKSLEHRLGRSVEKIHLPEFDYAGTPQTESRSAARRGRKSRSPHGMGSKAADELTPEELEALLNPGS, encoded by the coding sequence ATGAAGCTCTCCGACGAGCGCCTCGCGGCGATCGAGGCTCTCGGGTGGGAGACGCCGACGCCGATTCAGGTGAAGGCGATCCCTGCGGGCCTAGACGGCGCGGACGTGGTCGGGATCGCGCAAACGGGCACGGGGAAGACGGGGGCGTTCATGATTCCGGCCCTGGAGCGCATACGGGCTGGGGAAGGGTTGCAGGTGCTCGCGCTGTGCCCGACACGAGAGCTCGCGCAGCAGGTTTCGGACGACGTGGCGGCGCTTGCGAAAGGCACGAGCATCCGAAGCGAGGCCATTTTCGGAGGCGTGGGCTACGGCTCCCAGATCAAAGCGCTCGAAGACGGCTTCGAGGTGATCGTGGCTACTCCCGGCCGTTTCATCGACCACATGCAGTCTGGGCGAGTGGACCTGAGCAAAGTCGGCTATCTCGTGCTGGACGAGGCCGACAGAATGCTCGACATGGGATTCAGGCCTCAGATCGAAGACGTTTTGCGAGGTATGCCAAGGAAGCGGCAGACGATGCTCTTCAGCGCGACCATGCCGCACGGTGTGCACGACCTCGCGCTGCGCTTCACTCAGGACGCTGTGTGGATCGAGGCGGCCCCGTCCGGTACGACCGCCGACGGCATCGAGGAATTTTTCTACTCGGTGAAGCCGGAGAAAAAACCCGACTTGCTGCTCAAGCTGATCAACGAGCCTGGATGGGACCAGGTGCTGATCTTCACGCGGACGAAGGCTGGCGCCGATGTGCTCGAGGGGCGCTTGCAACGTGAGGGCATCCAGGCCGACGTCATGCACTCGAACCGTCAGATGAAGTATCGGACCCGTGCGCTGGACCGCTTTGCGACCGGAAAGGTGCGCGTGCTAGTGGCGACCGATGTCGCGCAGCGTGGCCTCGACGTCGAGGGCATCAGCCACGTGGTGAACTACGACGTCCCGCTCGATCCGGAGGACTACGTGCACCGGATCGGTCGCACGGGTCGCGCGGGGGCGACCGGGACTGCGGTCACGCTCGTGACCGCTTCGGATCTCGGCGCGCTGAAGAGTTTGGAGCATCGCTTGGGTCGAAGCGTGGAGAAGATTCACCTTCCCGAGTTCGACTACGCGGGAACGCCTCAGACCGAGTCGCGTTCGGCCGCACGGCGCGGGCGCAAGTCCCGGTCGCCCCACGGCATGGGTTCCAAGGCAGCCGACGAGTTGACGCCCGAAGAACTGGAAGCGCTGCTCAACCCCGGGTCCTGA
- a CDS encoding fructosamine kinase family protein, protein MHLLPTPLRQQVESALGHQITRSVLASGGCINNGARLDTRAGGSFFLKWNDAAPLEMFEAEADGLEALRRACTVRVPEPLDRGGGDGTSPWLLLEYVGSGAPAADYPERLGASLAELHQAELGPPFGWGRDNWIGSLAQANEERGDWGDFWRDLRIVPQLQLARSRGFLSGDTMDRLVDVIPDALADVERGGLLHGDLWSGNAYATVDGDPVIIDPAVFRGDGEVDLAMTELFGGFGRRFYEAYNAARPISREYEVFRRDLYQLYYLLVHVNLFGASYEGGSLAAASRVLNAFG, encoded by the coding sequence ATGCATCTGCTGCCGACTCCGCTGAGACAACAGGTGGAGTCGGCGCTTGGGCACCAGATCACGCGGAGCGTTCTTGCGTCCGGCGGGTGCATCAACAACGGTGCTCGGCTCGATACGCGAGCTGGCGGTTCCTTCTTCTTGAAGTGGAACGACGCGGCACCGCTCGAGATGTTCGAGGCCGAAGCAGATGGGCTGGAGGCGTTGAGGCGCGCGTGCACAGTTCGCGTTCCCGAGCCCCTCGACCGGGGTGGCGGCGACGGCACGTCGCCCTGGCTTCTGCTGGAATACGTGGGCTCAGGAGCGCCAGCGGCCGACTACCCGGAGAGGTTGGGTGCCTCGCTGGCGGAGCTCCACCAAGCCGAGCTCGGGCCACCGTTCGGGTGGGGGCGGGACAACTGGATCGGGTCGCTGGCGCAGGCGAACGAAGAACGGGGTGACTGGGGCGACTTCTGGCGGGACCTGCGAATCGTGCCCCAGTTGCAGCTCGCCCGCTCGAGGGGCTTCTTGAGCGGCGATACCATGGATCGACTAGTCGACGTGATCCCAGACGCTCTGGCTGACGTCGAGCGGGGTGGACTACTGCACGGCGACCTTTGGAGCGGAAACGCCTATGCGACGGTGGACGGAGACCCAGTGATCATCGACCCGGCCGTGTTTCGGGGCGATGGCGAGGTGGATCTGGCGATGACCGAGCTATTTGGAGGCTTCGGGCGCCGCTTCTACGAGGCATACAACGCCGCCCGGCCCATCAGTCGAGAGTACGAGGTGTTCAGGCGTGACCTATACCAGCTCTACTATCTGTTGGTGCACGTGAACCTGTTTGGGGCCTCGTACGAGGGCGGCTCGCTCGCTGCGGCCTCACGCGTCTTGAACGCCTTCGGTTAA
- a CDS encoding DbpA RNA binding domain-containing protein → MDSFEELGLAPELVEALARDGLEQPTSLQEAALPVIRRANNLFLAAGPGSGVTVAWGAALLDRVEGEGDTPRVVVLAPSQDRADQLAQSMGRLADSAGHTVGALGSHWVLPERATMLFGTPADVLAAAKKSDINLEAVEAIVVDQASSIDTFEGMEATEAILEYLPKEAQRVVVAQPITPGVSKFLERHVKRAVRIPAEDRSAQDGPKRGTVRFRIVPEPREEAVLEMVSHLLADEARHVLVFCRNEDRAADVGDLLTLHGFVAGAPGDASVPVWLGVDALAARAEVGAHEGVKVVSCDAPTDADELDRRHGVSDGGIVVILAREVAHLRATARAAGYTVVPFPPAVSSGSAAVAGLQEQLRAALEDEDTAPYLLALEPLFEEHDPAEVAAAAVALLRKKTPPTAPPAPESSTTGAAAPAWAKLFFGVGERDGLSTGDLLGAITGEADVPGTSVGRIDIKESHTLVEVHAEVARKVITALNGTTIRGRAVRADFDRPRRGTGGARKGPPRR, encoded by the coding sequence ATGGACTCTTTCGAAGAACTCGGGCTCGCACCCGAGCTGGTAGAGGCGCTCGCCCGAGACGGCCTCGAGCAGCCGACGTCGCTCCAGGAGGCAGCACTCCCCGTCATCCGACGAGCGAACAACCTCTTCCTGGCCGCCGGCCCCGGCAGCGGCGTCACGGTCGCGTGGGGTGCAGCGCTGCTGGACCGCGTCGAAGGCGAGGGAGACACGCCCAGGGTGGTCGTCCTCGCCCCTTCCCAAGACCGGGCCGATCAGCTCGCTCAGTCGATGGGTCGGCTTGCGGACAGTGCGGGGCACACGGTCGGGGCCCTCGGCTCTCATTGGGTACTTCCCGAGAGGGCGACGATGCTCTTCGGCACCCCGGCGGACGTGCTTGCTGCCGCGAAAAAGAGCGACATCAACCTCGAAGCCGTCGAGGCGATCGTCGTGGACCAGGCATCCAGCATCGACACCTTCGAGGGAATGGAGGCGACGGAGGCGATCCTCGAGTATCTGCCGAAGGAGGCGCAGCGCGTGGTCGTCGCCCAACCGATAACGCCCGGCGTGTCCAAGTTCCTCGAACGCCACGTGAAGCGTGCAGTCAGGATCCCAGCTGAGGACCGATCGGCGCAGGACGGACCCAAACGTGGCACCGTGCGATTCCGTATCGTTCCAGAGCCTCGTGAAGAGGCCGTGCTGGAGATGGTGAGTCACCTACTCGCCGATGAAGCGCGCCACGTGCTGGTCTTCTGCAGGAACGAAGATCGCGCCGCGGACGTGGGCGATCTGCTGACGCTGCACGGATTCGTGGCCGGCGCCCCAGGTGATGCTTCCGTGCCCGTTTGGCTCGGTGTGGACGCGCTGGCCGCCCGCGCCGAAGTCGGCGCCCACGAAGGCGTGAAGGTCGTGAGTTGCGACGCCCCTACCGACGCGGACGAATTGGATCGCCGGCACGGCGTGTCAGACGGGGGAATCGTCGTGATCCTCGCGCGTGAGGTGGCGCACCTTCGGGCCACGGCCCGCGCTGCTGGCTACACGGTAGTGCCCTTTCCGCCCGCGGTATCCAGCGGCTCCGCCGCGGTCGCCGGCCTCCAGGAGCAGCTCCGAGCCGCGCTGGAAGACGAGGACACGGCTCCCTATTTGTTGGCTCTCGAGCCCCTGTTCGAAGAGCACGACCCGGCTGAGGTGGCCGCTGCCGCGGTCGCGCTGCTCAGGAAGAAGACGCCCCCCACCGCCCCGCCCGCCCCTGAGTCGTCGACTACCGGGGCAGCGGCGCCCGCGTGGGCCAAGCTTTTCTTCGGTGTGGGAGAGCGCGACGGTCTCAGCACGGGCGACCTGCTCGGTGCGATCACGGGCGAAGCCGACGTTCCGGGCACCTCCGTGGGCCGCATCGACATCAAGGAGAGCCACACGCTCGTGGAGGTGCACGCCGAGGTGGCGAGGAAGGTCATCACAGCGCTCAACGGCACCACGATCCGCGGTCGTGCGGTCCGAGCGGATTTCGACAGACCCAGGCGGGGCACCGGCGGCGCCCGAAAGGGGCCGCCACGGCGCTAG
- a CDS encoding transporter produces MIRSSSILLLCGAVVSVATPSGAQEVAETILPDRPGLGDGAHVVGPGVVQLEVGIEASPGRGADASTFGQSLVCYGVGGIEIRVLPGSIVIRDEDLGAPDPAVGLKVSLLGGDGPRISTVLATTLPVGSEAFSSRKASGAATLVGEFALTDALGLALNAGYSFPFDDVGPCLCVGR; encoded by the coding sequence GTGATCCGGAGCTCGTCGATACTTCTCCTTTGCGGCGCGGTGGTCAGCGTTGCGACCCCCTCCGGCGCGCAGGAAGTGGCGGAGACGATACTACCGGACCGGCCGGGACTGGGCGATGGCGCCCACGTCGTAGGCCCGGGTGTCGTCCAGCTAGAGGTCGGAATCGAGGCCTCTCCCGGTAGGGGCGCCGACGCCTCCACGTTCGGTCAAAGCCTGGTATGCTACGGCGTTGGCGGAATCGAGATCCGCGTCCTGCCTGGCTCGATCGTGATCAGGGACGAGGACCTGGGGGCACCGGATCCGGCTGTGGGGCTGAAGGTGTCCCTGTTAGGCGGAGACGGCCCGCGCATTTCGACGGTGCTCGCCACCACGCTCCCGGTCGGCTCGGAGGCTTTCTCGTCGCGCAAGGCGAGCGGTGCGGCCACGCTGGTCGGGGAATTCGCGCTCACCGACGCGCTCGGGCTTGCGCTCAATGCCGGCTACAGTTTCCCGTTCGACGACGTCGGGCCTTGCCTATGCGTCGGACGCTGA
- a CDS encoding DinB family protein: protein MRVHDIIERLRANADVFDALTRGVSKEQARWKPARDKWSILEVVNHLADEEVEDFRYRLDLTLHRPGEPWPPIDPEVWARDRQYNSRELRQSVERLMTRRARSLRWLEGLDQPDWSRVYNHPSAGPLPAGGVLTSWLAHDFIHVRQLNRLHRQYLAAELSDYSLGYAGHW from the coding sequence GTGCGAGTACACGACATCATCGAACGCCTGCGCGCAAACGCCGACGTCTTCGACGCGCTCACGCGAGGGGTGAGCAAGGAGCAGGCGCGGTGGAAGCCAGCCAGAGACAAGTGGTCTATCCTCGAGGTCGTGAACCATCTCGCGGATGAGGAAGTAGAGGACTTCCGTTACCGGCTCGACCTCACGCTCCACCGCCCCGGGGAGCCATGGCCCCCGATCGATCCGGAGGTGTGGGCACGAGACCGGCAGTACAACTCACGCGAGCTGCGCCAATCCGTGGAGCGGCTGATGACGCGGCGGGCGCGGTCCCTACGTTGGCTCGAAGGGCTGGATCAGCCCGATTGGTCGCGGGTCTACAACCATCCGAGCGCGGGTCCCTTGCCTGCGGGCGGTGTGCTGACCTCTTGGCTGGCGCACGACTTCATCCATGTGCGTCAGTTGAACCGCCTGCACCGGCAGTACCTAGCCGCGGAGCTCTCAGACTACTCGCTGGGCTACGCGGGCCACTGGTGA
- a CDS encoding alpha/beta hydrolase, producing MASTPASSQTLPEGVERIRIPVGDMVFDALAAGPEDGELVLLLHGFPQSSYLYRKQLPVLAAQGFRAVAPDQRGYSPDARPPEVSDYAMGDLVGDVLGMATALGAERFHLVGHDWGGAVAWVVGSAAPQRVRSLVALSTPHVSAFGRALAEAGGEQAQASSYFAAFRAEGSERRFLENDAAHFKELLGRWGGMPEADIETYLDILGTEEALGAALNWYRAGTGGPTPATPPPPAIVTVPTLYVWSTNDAAFTRATAEASAEFVTGPYRFEILEGISHWIAEEAPERLSELLVEHLQQWRGH from the coding sequence ATGGCAAGCACCCCTGCATCGAGCCAGACCCTGCCGGAAGGAGTCGAAAGGATCCGAATTCCGGTCGGAGACATGGTCTTCGACGCGCTCGCGGCCGGGCCGGAAGACGGTGAGCTCGTCTTGCTCTTACACGGTTTCCCGCAGTCCAGCTATCTCTACCGGAAACAGCTTCCGGTGCTCGCTGCGCAGGGATTCCGGGCAGTCGCGCCCGATCAGCGCGGCTACTCACCGGACGCCCGCCCGCCGGAAGTTTCAGATTACGCGATGGGCGACCTCGTCGGTGACGTGCTGGGCATGGCGACCGCACTCGGTGCCGAACGCTTCCACCTCGTGGGTCACGACTGGGGCGGCGCGGTAGCGTGGGTCGTCGGCTCAGCAGCGCCGCAGCGGGTGCGCTCGCTCGTTGCGCTCTCGACACCGCATGTCAGCGCGTTCGGTCGGGCGCTGGCCGAGGCTGGGGGGGAGCAGGCCCAAGCGTCATCATACTTTGCGGCCTTCCGCGCGGAAGGCTCCGAACGCCGCTTTCTCGAGAACGATGCGGCGCACTTCAAGGAGCTCCTCGGTCGGTGGGGCGGCATGCCCGAGGCCGACATCGAGACCTACCTCGATATCCTCGGGACCGAGGAGGCACTCGGTGCGGCACTGAACTGGTACCGGGCGGGAACGGGCGGCCCGACCCCCGCGACCCCACCACCACCCGCGATCGTGACCGTGCCCACACTGTACGTGTGGAGCACGAACGACGCCGCCTTCACGCGCGCCACCGCAGAAGCGTCCGCGGAGTTCGTCACCGGACCGTATCGCTTCGAGATCCTCGAAGGCATCAGCCACTGGATCGCCGAGGAAGCGCCGGAGCGCCTCAGCGAGTTGCTAGTCGAGCACCTTCAGCAGTGGCGGGGGCACTAG
- a CDS encoding DsbA family protein: MNDQSLRFFFDAVDPLSFAMHHALRTAEEQRDVRAVRTPIEGYPADAPLTDTRDPFWQTRWSQGQRLAERMGFSLVRPDLVPRSRKAHELLLHAKGFELGRPALDAIFAAYFLEGRDIGRIDVLVDIAHSLGLDLAESKAVLDVDRYEADILRARQQAVEAGVTSAPALVTLTSTLQGFHNQAAIGTLLDGR; this comes from the coding sequence ATGAACGACCAGAGTCTCCGATTCTTCTTCGACGCTGTCGACCCGCTTTCCTTTGCGATGCACCATGCGCTTAGGACCGCGGAAGAGCAGAGGGACGTTCGTGCGGTGCGTACGCCGATCGAGGGGTACCCAGCCGACGCCCCGCTGACCGACACGCGGGATCCCTTCTGGCAGACGCGTTGGTCCCAGGGTCAGCGACTGGCTGAGAGGATGGGCTTCTCGCTGGTGCGACCCGACCTCGTACCGCGTTCTCGAAAGGCGCACGAGCTACTTCTGCACGCGAAAGGATTCGAGCTCGGACGCCCGGCTCTCGACGCCATATTCGCCGCCTACTTCCTGGAGGGCCGTGACATCGGACGCATTGACGTGCTCGTCGACATCGCGCACTCGCTGGGTCTGGACCTCGCCGAAAGCAAGGCCGTGCTCGACGTGGATCGCTATGAGGCCGACATCCTGAGAGCCCGCCAACAAGCCGTCGAAGCCGGCGTGACATCCGCTCCGGCGCTGGTCACACTCACGAGTACACTTCAGGGCTTCCACAACCAGGCGGCCATCGGCACCTTACTCGACGGCCGTTGA
- a CDS encoding diguanylate cyclase yields the protein MTEGKMRDQAIGHPALTDPPTALANRLHFELVYSYLFEAGDRGVALTVLLLSFGTDEFESSDPETLRTLGGRIQDTTRTADLAAHLGHGRFVVLLFSTNIAGGRIAADRVEEAVGELDLGRVSIGLAMYQQGMKDPSELLEAADRALRAAEEAGGGVELA from the coding sequence ATGACTGAGGGCAAGATGAGAGATCAGGCGATCGGCCACCCGGCGCTCACCGACCCTCCGACCGCCCTCGCCAACCGGCTGCACTTCGAACTGGTGTACAGCTACCTCTTCGAAGCGGGCGACCGTGGCGTGGCGCTGACCGTATTGTTGCTCTCGTTCGGGACCGACGAATTCGAATCGAGCGATCCCGAGACCCTACGCACGCTCGGCGGGCGGATCCAGGACACGACGCGGACCGCCGATCTGGCGGCACACTTGGGTCACGGGCGTTTCGTCGTTCTCCTCTTCAGCACCAACATCGCGGGCGGCCGAATCGCCGCAGACCGCGTCGAAGAGGCGGTGGGCGAGCTCGATCTCGGACGAGTGTCGATCGGTCTCGCGATGTATCAGCAGGGTATGAAGGACCCATCCGAGTTGCTCGAGGCTGCAGACCGCGCATTGCGTGCCGCGGAGGAGGCTGGGGGAGGAGTGGAGCTGGCGTAG
- a CDS encoding alkaline phosphatase family protein, whose protein sequence is MSRLSDAARLSATLLLALSAACAPAEPPAETVATSATSVTRADNADALTRKVLVIGIDGIRPDVLAEVATPNLDALAAEGTFTATARTGYPSVSGPGWSSFLSGVWPEKHGVTDNEFGGKRYDLYPDFLTRIEQVRPELSTFVVADWLPLVQQEDGMPTVSDAVDVRHVLDGYELGWAEADSRSVELATEHLATADPDALFVYLGNPDETSHQHRSIGAEYREAVALADRHVGQLVAAVRARATYDTENWLIISSTDHGRTSNGGHGGDSDEERTIYLLVSGPSAKRGPLSQPAFIVDVSVTALVHLGISIDPSWQLDGKPVGIR, encoded by the coding sequence TTGAGCAGACTCTCTGATGCCGCCCGCCTGAGCGCCACACTCCTCCTCGCCCTGAGCGCGGCGTGCGCACCCGCCGAACCGCCGGCGGAAACGGTGGCGACATCGGCCACGTCGGTGACTCGGGCCGACAACGCGGACGCGCTCACACGCAAAGTACTGGTGATCGGGATCGACGGTATTCGACCGGACGTGCTCGCGGAGGTCGCCACGCCCAACCTGGACGCCCTCGCGGCCGAGGGGACCTTCACTGCCACGGCTCGGACCGGGTATCCCTCCGTGAGCGGCCCGGGATGGTCCTCCTTCTTGAGCGGCGTGTGGCCGGAGAAACACGGAGTGACCGACAACGAGTTCGGTGGCAAGCGGTACGACCTCTATCCCGACTTCCTGACGCGCATCGAGCAGGTGCGGCCGGAGCTGTCCACCTTCGTAGTGGCAGACTGGTTGCCTCTCGTACAGCAGGAAGACGGCATGCCCACGGTGAGCGACGCCGTCGACGTCCGTCACGTCCTAGACGGATACGAGCTCGGTTGGGCCGAGGCCGATAGCCGGTCCGTGGAATTGGCTACGGAGCACCTGGCGACAGCGGACCCCGACGCGCTCTTTGTCTACTTGGGCAATCCGGACGAGACGAGTCACCAGCACCGCTCGATCGGCGCCGAATACCGAGAGGCGGTGGCGCTGGCGGACCGCCACGTCGGTCAGCTCGTCGCGGCGGTGCGCGCCAGGGCTACATACGACACCGAGAACTGGCTGATCATCTCCAGCACCGATCATGGACGGACGTCCAACGGCGGGCACGGCGGAGATTCCGACGAGGAGCGTACGATCTACCTGCTCGTGAGCGGTCCCTCCGCGAAGCGCGGCCCGCTGTCCCAGCCGGCGTTCATCGTCGATGTCTCCGTGACCGCCCTCGTGCACCTGGGCATCAGCATCGATCCCTCCTGGCAGCTCGACGGCAAACCGGTTGGGATCCGCTAG
- a CDS encoding low molecular weight phosphotyrosine protein phosphatase, with protein sequence MDANDASSSRTSVLFVCLGNICRSPLAEGVFRHLVEQEGLGDRFEIDSAGTGAWHVGERADARSTLVAEQHGIELNSRARQVQPEDFERFDYIIAMDRDNLRTLERMSETNGSGAHIELLRMYEAERDGDEVPDPYYGGASGFENVYKMVKRSCRGLLERLRAA encoded by the coding sequence ATGGACGCGAACGACGCCTCGTCGTCCCGCACATCCGTTCTTTTCGTCTGCCTCGGCAACATTTGTCGATCACCGCTCGCGGAGGGCGTCTTCCGGCACCTCGTTGAGCAGGAAGGGCTAGGAGACCGATTCGAGATCGACTCGGCGGGCACCGGTGCGTGGCACGTCGGGGAGCGCGCGGACGCCCGCTCTACGCTCGTCGCCGAGCAGCACGGAATCGAATTGAATTCCCGCGCGCGGCAGGTGCAGCCGGAAGACTTCGAGCGCTTCGATTACATCATCGCGATGGACCGCGACAACCTGCGCACGCTCGAGCGCATGAGTGAGACCAACGGATCCGGGGCGCACATCGAGCTCCTGCGCATGTACGAAGCAGAACGCGACGGAGACGAGGTTCCCGATCCCTACTACGGGGGGGCGAGCGGCTTCGAGAACGTTTACAAGATGGTCAAGCGGTCCTGTAGGGGTCTGCTCGAGCGGCTGCGCGCCGCCTAG
- a CDS encoding HU family DNA-binding protein, with the protein MNKSDLVDALAGATGMTKADASRAVDALFSPSDGIIATALRGDRRVQITGFGTFEAKHRKARMGRNPRTGQTIHITATKTPGFRAGKGLKDTVKGG; encoded by the coding sequence ATGAACAAGTCCGATCTCGTGGACGCCCTCGCCGGGGCAACCGGCATGACGAAGGCCGATGCATCGCGGGCTGTGGATGCGCTTTTCTCGCCGAGCGATGGCATTATCGCTACGGCTCTGAGGGGCGATCGCCGCGTACAGATCACAGGTTTCGGCACCTTCGAAGCCAAACACCGCAAGGCGCGCATGGGCCGCAACCCGCGCACGGGTCAAACGATCCACATTACCGCGACGAAGACCCCCGGGTTCCGCGCTGGTAAGGGACTCAAGGACACGGTCAAAGGGGGCTGA
- a CDS encoding cupin domain-containing protein, translating to MSVRHVDTVPAVEVKAGTGTTTQVLIGPEQGPNFAMRRFIMEPGGGMPMHTNTVEHEQYVLRGSARVQIGDDVHHVKEGDVVYIPAGVPHMYQADEGAESFEFICVVPNGPDTIQLVEC from the coding sequence ATGTCCGTACGACATGTCGATACCGTTCCGGCCGTGGAAGTGAAGGCGGGCACGGGGACCACGACTCAGGTGCTCATCGGACCCGAGCAGGGACCCAACTTCGCCATGCGGCGCTTCATCATGGAGCCCGGCGGCGGCATGCCGATGCACACGAACACCGTCGAGCACGAACAGTACGTCCTGCGCGGAAGCGCGCGTGTTCAAATCGGCGACGATGTGCATCATGTGAAGGAAGGCGACGTGGTATACATCCCGGCCGGGGTCCCGCACATGTACCAGGCAGACGAAGGCGCGGAGTCGTTCGAGTTCATCTGTGTCGTTCCCAACGGTCCGGACACGATCCAACTCGTAGAGTGCTAG
- a CDS encoding pyridoxal phosphate-dependent aminotransferase, which translates to MQFSANVEKLKPSATIAVSMLAKTLAAEGRDILNLAGGEPDFDTPEFICKAGIDGIRAGRTRYTPPAGLPELRKAIAAHLSEQAGRELEWTGVVVTSGAKQALFNTIFTLFGPGDEVLIAAPYWTTYPDQVNIARAEPKAVFGAESSGFKVTTDELEAARSEHTRGLIINSPCNPTGAVYSLEELEAITVWARDRSIWLVSDEIYRNIYHDGDRDAAPGILELPESALGDFVLIDGVSKSYAMTGWRLGFSYASVEVSQKFTALQSQITSNTTTPSQVAGLEAFSNVEEARASIAEMGVAFTRRRDLVTARMDELLPGVPYTRPHGAFYLYFRVDGFFDDEIPDATAWCSRLLEGQGVALVPGAAFGDDRWVRMSFAVSDAVLEEAFSRIAAMVAAGAAA; encoded by the coding sequence ATGCAGTTCAGTGCGAATGTCGAGAAGCTCAAGCCCTCCGCGACGATCGCGGTCAGCATGCTTGCGAAGACATTGGCGGCCGAAGGCCGAGACATCCTGAATCTCGCTGGGGGAGAGCCGGACTTCGACACGCCGGAATTCATCTGCAAAGCGGGCATCGACGGCATACGCGCCGGCCGGACACGATACACGCCTCCAGCGGGGCTGCCCGAACTCCGGAAAGCGATCGCGGCCCACTTGAGTGAGCAAGCGGGTCGCGAGTTGGAATGGACCGGAGTCGTCGTGACTTCGGGTGCGAAGCAGGCACTCTTCAACACGATCTTCACGCTCTTCGGGCCCGGAGACGAGGTCCTCATCGCCGCGCCGTATTGGACCACGTACCCGGATCAGGTCAACATCGCGCGAGCCGAGCCCAAGGCGGTGTTTGGGGCAGAGTCGAGCGGCTTCAAGGTCACGACGGACGAGCTTGAAGCGGCTCGTTCCGAGCACACGCGTGGGCTCATCATCAACTCGCCGTGCAACCCCACGGGCGCCGTATATTCGCTGGAGGAGCTAGAGGCGATCACGGTCTGGGCGCGCGACCGGAGCATATGGCTCGTCAGCGACGAGATCTACCGCAACATCTACCACGATGGGGACCGCGACGCTGCGCCGGGCATCTTGGAGCTGCCCGAGTCTGCGCTCGGCGACTTTGTGCTCATAGACGGGGTCTCGAAGAGCTACGCGATGACGGGCTGGCGTCTCGGTTTCTCGTACGCGAGCGTTGAAGTCTCCCAGAAGTTCACGGCGCTCCAGAGTCAGATCACTTCGAACACGACGACTCCGTCTCAAGTCGCTGGGCTCGAGGCGTTCTCCAACGTCGAAGAGGCGCGGGCGTCGATCGCTGAGATGGGCGTCGCGTTCACGCGTCGGAGGGATCTAGTGACGGCGCGCATGGACGAACTGTTGCCGGGCGTGCCGTACACCCGCCCGCACGGAGCCTTCTACCTCTACTTTCGCGTCGACGGCTTTTTCGATGACGAGATCCCGGACGCTACAGCGTGGTGCTCGCGTCTACTCGAGGGGCAGGGTGTGGCGCTCGTTCCTGGGGCGGCGTTCGGGGATGACCGGTGGGTGCGGATGAGCTTCGCGGTGTCCGACGCCGTGCTGGAGGAGGCCTTCAGCCGCATCGCCGCGATGGTTGCGGCCGGAGCCGCGGCTTAA